The Halomonas denitrificans genome window below encodes:
- a CDS encoding amidohydrolase family protein gives MNKRTTKRRLAVLLGAALATSLAAADADDREPGYRPDIEAWVIDQPPPQRDLVIRDATLWTAGEAGILEETDLHIEDGRIAAIGPDLSVPRGALEIDGTGLHVTPGIIDAHSHSAIIGGVNEATDISTAQVRIEDVIDADSINIYRQLAGGVTTINLLHGSANAIGGQMAVIKLRWGAAPEDLLFDAAPAGIKFALGENPKQSNWSSDDPRYPSTRPGVAQIIEEKFQQAEDHRRALESMPQGRRGRDVVPPRPDLELEAIGEILAGERRIHSHAYRADEMVMLIELAERFGVTIGTFQHVLEGYKLARRMAEHGAGGSTFIDWWNFKHEATDAIGYNPALMQRAGVVTGLHSDNSELARRMNLEAAKAVRYGGVDPHDALVMITAGPAEQLGIGDRTGRLAEGLDADVVIWNGNPLSVYSRVEQTWVDGRRYFDREADLARREALDAERRELMALVLDEGGSDKDEDGAEGGEPSPEGLLGYRESELAHDAYCYAHDHAHRSGEAHQ, from the coding sequence ATGAACAAGAGAACGACGAAGCGGCGACTGGCCGTGCTGCTTGGCGCGGCGCTCGCAACCTCGCTGGCCGCGGCCGACGCCGATGACCGGGAGCCCGGCTACCGGCCCGACATCGAGGCATGGGTGATCGATCAGCCGCCGCCCCAGCGGGACCTGGTCATCCGCGACGCCACGCTCTGGACTGCGGGCGAGGCGGGCATTCTGGAGGAGACGGACCTGCACATCGAGGACGGGCGGATCGCTGCGATCGGCCCCGATCTCTCCGTCCCCCGCGGTGCGCTGGAGATCGACGGCACCGGCCTGCATGTCACGCCCGGAATCATCGATGCGCACTCGCACTCGGCGATCATCGGGGGCGTCAACGAAGCCACCGACATCTCGACGGCGCAGGTGCGGATCGAGGACGTGATCGACGCGGATTCGATCAACATCTACCGCCAGCTCGCCGGCGGCGTGACGACGATCAACCTGCTGCACGGATCGGCCAACGCGATCGGCGGCCAGATGGCCGTGATCAAGCTCCGCTGGGGCGCGGCCCCGGAGGACCTGCTGTTCGACGCGGCGCCGGCCGGCATCAAGTTCGCGCTCGGCGAAAACCCGAAGCAGAGCAACTGGAGCAGCGACGATCCGCGCTACCCCTCGACCCGTCCGGGCGTGGCCCAGATCATCGAGGAGAAGTTCCAGCAGGCGGAGGATCATCGCCGGGCGCTGGAATCGATGCCGCAGGGCCGTCGCGGCCGGGACGTCGTGCCGCCCCGCCCGGACCTGGAGCTGGAGGCGATCGGCGAGATCCTGGCCGGCGAGCGACGCATCCACTCCCATGCCTACCGCGCCGACGAGATGGTGATGTTGATCGAGCTGGCCGAGCGCTTCGGCGTGACCATCGGTACGTTCCAGCACGTCCTCGAAGGCTACAAGCTGGCGCGCCGGATGGCCGAGCACGGCGCCGGCGGGTCGACCTTCATCGACTGGTGGAACTTCAAGCACGAGGCGACCGACGCGATCGGCTACAACCCGGCGCTGATGCAACGCGCCGGTGTCGTCACCGGCCTGCACTCGGACAACTCCGAGCTCGCACGGCGCATGAACCTCGAGGCCGCCAAGGCGGTGCGCTACGGGGGCGTCGACCCACACGACGCGCTGGTGATGATCACCGCCGGACCGGCCGAACAGCTCGGAATCGGCGACCGCACCGGCCGGCTGGCCGAGGGCCTGGACGCCGACGTCGTGATCTGGAACGGCAACCCCCTGTCGGTCTACTCCCGGGTCGAGCAGACCTGGGTCGACGGCCGCCGCTACTTCGACCGCGAGGCCGACCTGGCCCGGCGCGAGGCGCTGGACGCCGAACGGCGCGAGCTGATGGCTCTGGTCCTTGACGAAGGCGGGTCCGACAAGGACGAGGACGGCGCGGAGGGCGGCGAGCCGTCGCCCGAGGGGCTGCTCGGCTATCGCGAGTCGGAGCTCGCCCACGACGCGTACTGCTACGCCCACGATCATGCCCACCGCTCCGGGGAGGCCCACCAGTGA
- a CDS encoding right-handed parallel beta-helix repeat-containing protein: MAAPRIIDEACVPSGCFPGDRPGFPVEIEEPGSYRFASNLELGSGDPRGVIVLVSNVHIDMDGFAVFGQNHCEWTGESTECELTRWGAAIESIDSADAVSVVNGSIRGIEGDGIALAGEGNRVRDLTVLEVNGNGIAIGGAGTVDGCSVDRAGRTGIHAPTGGSPVLISRSTVSRSTRAFNAGALDNVAARFNGQGITGLPSVIDGSQDEFHVVTP; the protein is encoded by the coding sequence TTGGCCGCCCCCCGGATCATCGACGAAGCCTGCGTGCCGTCCGGATGCTTCCCCGGCGACCGGCCGGGCTTCCCGGTCGAGATCGAGGAACCGGGCAGCTATCGATTCGCCAGCAACCTCGAACTCGGGAGCGGAGACCCCAGGGGCGTCATCGTCCTCGTCTCGAACGTTCACATCGACATGGACGGCTTCGCCGTGTTCGGACAGAACCACTGCGAATGGACCGGCGAGTCGACCGAGTGCGAGCTGACGCGCTGGGGCGCAGCGATCGAAAGCATCGACAGCGCCGACGCGGTGTCCGTGGTCAACGGCTCGATTCGCGGCATCGAGGGCGACGGAATCGCTCTCGCGGGCGAAGGCAATCGGGTGCGGGACCTCACGGTGCTCGAGGTCAACGGCAACGGCATCGCGATCGGGGGCGCAGGCACGGTGGACGGCTGCTCCGTGGATCGCGCCGGCCGGACCGGAATCCACGCACCGACCGGCGGCAGCCCCGTGCTGATTTCGCGCAGCACGGTGTCTCGCTCCACCCGGGCCTTCAACGCCGGCGCGCTGGACAACGTCGCCGCCCGCTTCAACGGCCAGGGCATCACCGGCCTGCCTAGCGTGATCGATGGCAGCCAGGACGAGTTCCACGTCGTCACGCCCTGA
- a CDS encoding amidohydrolase family protein: MNRFSQTLLILALLALAASPARAQDERASNERMTVLTGATVHPVDGDPIADGVVVIRGERIEAIGSEDELADSLDDDRIEFVDLDGLHVYPGFVHPLSQLGLIEIGSVDGTMDQSEMGSINAALRVEVAFNHDSDLLPVSVAGGILTSHTVPVGGLIRGRSAVMRMDGWSWEDMVIEAPAGMHIAFPPGAADNADNDDLQAIDRVLEQARQWHRAQAAFEAGNAPRPPRNAQLEALGPLLDGSLPLFLHADNHAAIEAALDWAGRQAFDNLVLVGGPDLQYLAERLAVDGTPAILTGVYTMPTRRWEPYDQAYVAAARLHEAGVRFAIAGNSGTNARNLPFHAGSAAAFGLPKDAALKSVTQWPAEILGIGDELGTLSVGKRASLIVTDGDPLEPMTSIERVWIDGTEYDLQRNKHLRLFERYRDHIDSTGD; encoded by the coding sequence GTGAACCGCTTCAGCCAGACACTCCTGATCCTCGCCCTGCTGGCCCTCGCCGCTTCGCCGGCCAGAGCCCAGGACGAGCGCGCATCGAACGAACGGATGACCGTGCTGACCGGGGCCACGGTCCACCCGGTCGACGGCGATCCGATCGCCGACGGCGTCGTGGTGATCCGCGGCGAGCGCATCGAGGCGATCGGCAGCGAGGACGAGCTCGCCGATTCCCTCGATGACGACCGCATCGAATTCGTCGACCTCGACGGGCTGCACGTCTACCCCGGCTTCGTCCACCCGCTGTCGCAGCTCGGCCTGATCGAGATCGGCAGCGTCGACGGCACGATGGACCAGAGCGAGATGGGGTCGATCAACGCCGCGCTGCGGGTCGAAGTCGCGTTCAACCACGACTCCGACCTCCTGCCGGTGAGCGTTGCCGGCGGCATCCTGACCTCGCACACGGTGCCCGTTGGCGGCCTGATCCGCGGCCGGTCGGCGGTGATGCGGATGGACGGCTGGTCGTGGGAAGACATGGTCATCGAAGCACCGGCGGGCATGCACATCGCGTTCCCCCCGGGCGCCGCGGACAACGCGGACAACGACGATCTCCAGGCCATCGACCGGGTGCTCGAACAGGCCCGCCAGTGGCACCGTGCACAAGCGGCGTTCGAAGCCGGAAATGCACCGCGCCCACCCCGCAACGCGCAACTCGAAGCCCTGGGGCCGCTGCTCGACGGCTCGTTGCCGCTGTTCCTGCACGCCGACAACCACGCGGCGATCGAAGCGGCGCTGGACTGGGCAGGACGCCAGGCGTTCGACAATCTGGTGCTGGTCGGCGGGCCCGACCTGCAATACCTGGCCGAACGGCTCGCGGTCGACGGCACGCCGGCCATCCTGACCGGCGTCTACACCATGCCGACCCGCCGTTGGGAGCCCTACGACCAGGCGTACGTGGCCGCGGCCCGCCTGCACGAGGCCGGGGTCCGGTTCGCGATCGCCGGCAACTCCGGCACCAACGCCCGCAACCTGCCCTTCCACGCCGGCAGTGCGGCCGCCTTCGGGCTGCCGAAGGACGCCGCATTGAAGAGCGTGACCCAATGGCCGGCCGAAATCCTCGGGATCGGCGACGAACTCGGCACCCTGAGCGTGGGCAAGCGCGCCTCGCTGATCGTCACCGACGGCGACCCGCTCGAACCGATGACGTCGATCGAGCGCGTCTGGATCGACGGCACGGAGTACGACCTCCAGCGCAACAAGCACCTGCGTCTGTTCGAACGCTACCGCGACCACATCGACTCGACCGGCGACTGA
- a CDS encoding DUF3524 domain-containing protein, with amino-acid sequence MTHNALMRTPDPPRRIWLLSAYRAESHAAWADRLVRDHGAYRWRRFELPGRHFAWRIRGNPLSWFDELGAASESSPPDALIATSMVDLATIRGLHPALARVPTLLYFHENQFAYPRSERQVTSIEARMVQLYAALCADRVLFNSRFNRRSFLDGVAALLARMPDHVPGDLGSLLSRRSDVLPVPVEAIAPAPRRDPRLVVWNHRWEYDKAPDLFAEAMVELERRGVAFRLALLGPRGARPVPALARIRSALASRIEIDRCPDREDYRAVLARAGVVVSTARHEFQGLSVLEAVSAGCVPLVPDALCYREQYPESFRYAEGDSDALAGCLQGWFDAPRAMPRAPSVHDWTGPKVKARWSEELARLLASAGGLGRRAVE; translated from the coding sequence GTGACGCACAATGCGCTCATGCGCACGCCCGACCCTCCGCGCCGGATCTGGCTGCTGTCGGCCTACCGCGCCGAAAGCCACGCAGCCTGGGCCGATCGCCTGGTTCGCGACCACGGCGCGTACCGGTGGCGGCGATTCGAGCTTCCCGGCCGCCACTTCGCATGGCGGATTCGCGGCAACCCGCTGAGCTGGTTCGATGAGCTGGGTGCGGCTAGCGAATCGAGTCCGCCGGATGCCCTGATCGCGACATCGATGGTCGACCTGGCGACGATCCGCGGTCTGCATCCCGCCCTCGCGCGCGTTCCCACGCTGCTGTACTTCCACGAGAACCAGTTCGCCTATCCGCGGAGCGAGCGCCAGGTCACGTCGATCGAGGCCCGGATGGTGCAGCTGTACGCGGCCCTGTGCGCGGACCGGGTCCTGTTCAATTCCCGCTTCAATCGCCGGTCCTTTCTCGACGGCGTAGCGGCGCTGCTGGCCCGGATGCCCGATCACGTGCCCGGGGACCTGGGGTCGCTGCTGTCGCGCCGGAGCGACGTGCTGCCCGTGCCGGTGGAGGCCATCGCGCCGGCGCCGCGGCGAGACCCGCGGTTGGTCGTCTGGAATCATCGATGGGAGTACGACAAGGCCCCCGACCTCTTCGCCGAGGCCATGGTGGAACTGGAACGGCGGGGCGTGGCGTTCCGGCTAGCGCTGCTCGGGCCGCGCGGTGCCCGACCCGTGCCCGCCCTGGCCCGGATCCGCTCGGCGTTGGCGTCGCGCATCGAGATCGACCGCTGCCCCGACCGCGAGGATTATCGAGCGGTCCTGGCGCGCGCCGGCGTGGTGGTCAGCACCGCGCGTCACGAGTTCCAGGGGCTGTCGGTCCTGGAAGCGGTGTCGGCCGGTTGCGTTCCGCTGGTCCCGGACGCGCTGTGCTATCGCGAGCAGTATCCGGAATCCTTCCGCTATGCCGAAGGCGATTCCGACGCGCTTGCCGGTTGTCTCCAGGGCTGGTTCGATGCACCGCGGGCCATGCCGCGTGCCCCCTCGGTCCATGACTGGACGGGGCCGAAGGTGAAGGCGCGCTGGAGTGAGGAGCTCGCGCGGCTGCTCGCGTCGGCGGGTGGCCTGGGACGTCGCGCGGTCGAGTGA
- the rpoD gene encoding RNA polymerase sigma factor RpoD yields the protein MENAPRSSQLKLLIEKGREQGQWLTYAQVNDHLPDDLVDPEQIEDVVNMINDMGIKVFEEAPEDPDALILNDSASTDTDDEAAQQEAEAALAAVETELGRTTDPVRMYMREMGQVDLLDQKGEIEIAKRIEDGLNAVNMSLARFPGTITVLLEEYQAWRDGNQRLNELVSGFVNPTLLAEMDLISEDTMEAAVAEEAEFMDEPDEDEEDKPAPTVNTGPDAEQVIQYFEELKGMHEQFLKLYDRYGPNGKKTNELKDQVCEQFMRLKLPPRMFEHLIDRLRFQANISRDIERSVMQICVERAGMPRKDFIKSWVDNETDPDWVKGLSRKRTKWSSALSEHIDELNRLQRRLQQIEKTQRIPIGEFKDLTRNMSIGEARARRAKKEMVEANLRLVISIAKKYTNRGLQFLDLIQEGNIGLMKAVDKFEYRRGYKFSTYATWWIRQAITRSIADQARTIRIPVHMIETINKLNRVSRQMLQEMGREPTPEELAIKMEMPEDKVRKVLKIAKEPISMETPIGDDEDSHLGDFIEDINILSPVDTATTTGLTDTVQKVLGGLTPREAKVLRMRFGIDMNTDHTLEEVGKQFDVTRERIRQIEAKALRKLRHPTRSEQLRSFLDLE from the coding sequence ATGGAAAACGCACCTCGTTCATCGCAACTGAAGCTCCTGATCGAAAAGGGCCGGGAGCAGGGCCAGTGGCTGACCTATGCCCAGGTCAACGACCACCTGCCCGACGACCTGGTCGATCCGGAGCAGATCGAGGACGTGGTCAACATGATCAACGACATGGGGATCAAGGTCTTCGAGGAGGCCCCTGAAGATCCCGATGCGTTGATCCTGAACGACTCCGCGTCGACCGACACGGACGACGAGGCGGCGCAGCAGGAAGCCGAGGCCGCCCTGGCCGCGGTCGAGACCGAACTGGGCCGCACCACGGACCCGGTCCGCATGTACATGCGCGAAATGGGCCAGGTCGACCTGCTCGACCAGAAGGGCGAGATCGAGATCGCCAAGCGCATCGAGGACGGCCTGAACGCCGTCAACATGTCCCTGGCCCGCTTCCCGGGAACGATCACGGTCCTGCTCGAGGAATACCAGGCCTGGCGTGACGGCAACCAGCGCCTCAACGAGCTGGTCTCCGGCTTCGTCAACCCGACGCTGCTGGCCGAGATGGACCTGATTTCCGAAGACACCATGGAAGCCGCGGTGGCCGAGGAAGCGGAGTTCATGGACGAGCCGGACGAGGACGAGGAAGACAAGCCGGCCCCGACCGTGAACACCGGTCCGGACGCCGAGCAGGTCATCCAGTACTTCGAAGAGCTCAAGGGCATGCACGAGCAGTTCCTGAAGCTCTACGACCGCTACGGGCCGAACGGCAAGAAGACCAACGAGCTGAAGGACCAGGTCTGCGAGCAATTCATGCGCCTGAAGCTGCCGCCGCGGATGTTCGAACACCTGATCGACCGGCTCCGGTTCCAGGCCAACATCTCGCGCGACATCGAGCGCTCGGTCATGCAGATCTGCGTAGAACGCGCCGGCATGCCGCGCAAGGACTTCATCAAGAGCTGGGTCGACAATGAAACCGACCCGGACTGGGTCAAGGGCCTGTCGCGCAAGCGGACCAAGTGGTCCAGTGCCCTGTCCGAGCACATCGACGAACTGAACCGGCTGCAGCGCCGGCTCCAGCAGATCGAGAAGACCCAGCGCATACCGATCGGCGAGTTCAAGGACCTGACCCGCAACATGTCGATCGGCGAAGCCCGTGCTCGCCGTGCCAAGAAGGAAATGGTCGAGGCGAACCTGCGCCTGGTGATCTCGATCGCCAAGAAGTACACCAACCGCGGTCTGCAGTTCCTGGACCTGATCCAGGAGGGCAACATCGGCCTGATGAAGGCGGTCGACAAGTTCGAATACCGCCGCGGCTACAAGTTCTCGACCTATGCCACCTGGTGGATTCGCCAGGCGATCACCCGGTCGATCGCCGACCAGGCGCGGACGATCCGGATCCCGGTCCACATGATCGAGACGATCAACAAGCTCAACCGCGTCAGTCGCCAGATGCTCCAGGAGATGGGCCGCGAGCCGACCCCGGAAGAGCTGGCGATCAAGATGGAAATGCCCGAAGACAAGGTCCGCAAGGTGCTGAAGATCGCCAAGGAGCCGATCTCCATGGAAACCCCGATCGGCGACGACGAGGATTCGCACCTGGGCGATTTCATCGAGGACATCAACATCCTCTCGCCCGTCGACACGGCGACGACCACGGGCCTGACCGACACGGTCCAGAAGGTCCTCGGCGGCCTGACGCCGCGCGAGGCCAAGGTCCTGCGCATGCGCTTCGGCATCGACATGAACACGGACCACACGCTCGAGGAAGTCGGCAAGCAGTTCGACGTCACGCGCGAGCGTATCCGTCAGATCGAGGCCAAGGCCCTGCGCAAGCTGCGTCACCCGACGCGTTCGGAACAGCTCCGGTCCTTCCTCGACCTCGAGTGA